In a single window of the Etheostoma spectabile isolate EspeVRDwgs_2016 chromosome 3, UIUC_Espe_1.0, whole genome shotgun sequence genome:
- the pld3 gene encoding phospholipase D3: MKTDIAYNQLVDVERRRQEHNKKAQVYSRCVIVLATVATLLLAAMALYNLLTPRVCSSHPAPSSSLRLPKGESCSDPCKIVLVESIPEGLEFNSSTTHPSIFQAWINLMAEARSSVDIASFYWTLTNKDTGTHEPTANQGETILKTLAQLSGKLSVRIAVNTPQKGQPQDDLRLLNDSGANIRTVNMRALTSGVLHTKFWVVDKKHIFIGSANMDWRSLTQVKELGAVVYNCSCLATDLGKIFEAYWFLGESQSIPSPWPTSFSTLYNKDTPLQLPLNNTPSNVYLSSSPPSFCAAGRTSDLQSILSVMEDAQSFIYIAVMNYVPTMEFSHPKRYWADIDTQLRRVAYEKRVKVRLLISCWASTQPIMFPFLKSLASVYDPKSKLDIQVRLFVVPASPKQKEIPFARVNHNKYMVTDKIAYIGTSNWSGDYFVSTAGSALVVNQTASQSPEPTVQSQLQAVFERDWNSEYSTPLTQHSNLKDLC; the protein is encoded by the exons ATGAAGACGGACATCGCTTACAACCAG CTGGTAGACgtggagaggaggagacaggAACACAACAAGAAAGCCCAGGTG TATTCCAGGTGTGTGATCGTTCTGGCCACTGTGGCCACTCTGCTGCTGGCCGCCATGGCCCTCTATAACCTCctaacaccaagggtttgctcCTCCCATCCTGCCCCGAGCAGCAGCCTCCGTCTGCCCAAGGGCGAGTCCTGCTCAGACCCCTGCAA GATCGTTCTGGTGGAGAGCATCCCTGAAGGGCTGGAGTTTAACTCCAGCACCACTCACCCCTCCATCTTCCAAGCCTGGATCAATCTGATGGCCGAGGCTCGCAGCAGTGTCGACATCGCCTCCTTCTACTGGACGCTCACTAACAAAGACACTGGCACTCATGAGCCGACAGCCAATCAG GGTGAGACCATTCTGAAGACACTGGCTCAACTTTCCGGCAAGTTGTCCGTTCGTATCGCAGTGAACACACCACAGAAGGGCCAACCCCAAGACGACCTCCGACTGCTCAACGACTCAG gcgCTAATATCAGGACAGTTAACATGAGAGCGCTTACCTCAGGCGTCCTCCACACAAAGTTCTGGGTTGTGGacaagaaacacattttcattggCAGTGCCAACATGGACTGGAGGTCCCTCACACAG GTGAAGGAGCTGGGCGCGGTGGTGTACAACTGCAGCTGCTTGGCCACTGACCTGGGGAAGATCTTTGAAGCCTATTGGTTCCTGGGGGAGAGTCAGTCCATCCCATCGCCGTGGCCCACCAGCTTCTCAACCCTCTACAACAAGGACACGCCCCTCCAGCTGCCACTCAACAACACGCCGTCCAACGTCTACCTGTCG AGTTCCCCTCCGTCCTTCTGTGCAGCTGGCAGGACTTCAGACCTTCAGTCCATCCTCAGTGTGATGGAGGATGCCCAGAGCTTCATCTACATTGCTGTCATGAACTACGTGCCCACCATGGAGTTTTCACATCCTAAAAG GTACTGGGCTGACATCGACACCCAGCTGAGGCGCGTCGCGTACGAGAAGCGGGTCAAAGTGCGTCTGCTGATCAGCTGCTGGGCCAGCACCCAACCAATCATGTTTCCTTTCCTGAAGTCTCTGGCCTCAGTTTATGACCCCAAGAGCAAACTGGACATCCAGGTG AGGCTGTTTGTGGTGCCTGCCAGCCCCAAGCAGAAGGAGATTCCCTTCGCCAGAGTCAACCACAACAAGTACATGGTGACTGACAAGATAGCCTACATCG GTACATCTAACTGGTCAGGGGACTACTTTGTGAGCACTGCTGGCTCAGCATTGGTTGTCAACCAGACTGCATCCCAGTCCCCGGAGCCAACCGTCCAATCACAGCTGCAGGCTGTGTTTGAGAGGGACTGGAACTCCGAGTACAgcactcctctcacccagcacTCGAACCTCAAAGACTTGTGTTAG